AGACCGCAAAAATCGGCGATCAAATTTGGATGGCTGAGAATCTTAACTTTGACATCAAAGATTACAAAAACACCATAATAACCGACCTTGATGAATTAATGGGAGAAAACAACGGATACAAGAATGAAACCAGATGTCCCAAAAGCAGCACAGAAGATGATTGCAATCAATACGGAAGACTTTACACTCAAATAGGTTTTCTATTATCATTAAATGACAAGCGTGTCTATAAAGCATACCCATCGGTAGACGAATCGCTTCGTCCTTATCAAGGAGTTTGTCCTACAGGATGGCACATTCCAAGCTTGGATGAATGGCAAACCCTATTTGACAACGCTTATTTGAATGAGCTTATATCCGTTGAAGATGGCGGGGACAATAAATCAGGATTTAATGTCAAACTTATTGGCTTCGCTCATAAAGAATCAAATGTTGTTTACGAAAAATCACCTAATTACAATAACGAAATGACATCATTTGCAACCGTAGACGATGCGAATGCCGAAAAATTTACGGCTATTTGGGTCAAAAAAAATAACGCAAACACACTTACCGCCGATAAAAAGCTTCATTATGCAGTCCGTTGCCTAATGAACTAACTATCAAAAACAATTTTTATCCAAAGAGCCTCCCGCAGGGCTCTTTTTCCTTTAATATCTCTTGTTTTCTCGAAAAGAGTTTGTTAAATCAAGCACATCCGTTCTTGATAACGCAAATTGTTTTCAAGAACTTTTTTGCTAGATCGTTTTCTATATCCTTTGCTATATGAGATTGCGTACCAGTTCGCTTTAAATAACTGGCTCCACAAAACAGATGGAAAACGAAAATAAGGTTATCAAACGAAAACACGAGATTGACACTTTCCTGACTCAGGTCAATCTTGATACGCTTATGCGTATTCCCGATTCGTATTCGGAAGTTGATGACACTGGAGAAGCGGACCTCGCGTTTCGTGTGAACGTCTCGACGGGCGCCCCGATTCTCGTCGGAATTCTGCTAGAACACAAGTCCGGACGTGATCCTGTGATTTTTGACCAAATCTCTAAATA
The DNA window shown above is from Fibrobacter sp. UWB16 and carries:
- a CDS encoding FISUMP domain-containing protein; the encoded protein is MKSRFFTYCIVAASLLSACGDDSSTSPSTNTGDANVSSSSVSKEPTSSAKENNESSTNSSSSIEVSSSSAENNSNEKSSSSNADVKGSPANYNPETGILTDERDGEVYKTAKIGDQIWMAENLNFDIKDYKNTIITDLDELMGENNGYKNETRCPKSSTEDDCNQYGRLYTQIGFLLSLNDKRVYKAYPSVDESLRPYQGVCPTGWHIPSLDEWQTLFDNAYLNELISVEDGGDNKSGFNVKLIGFAHKESNVVYEKSPNYNNEMTSFATVDDANAEKFTAIWVKKNNANTLTADKKLHYAVRCLMN